The proteins below come from a single Agrobacterium vitis genomic window:
- the purD gene encoding phosphoribosylamine--glycine ligase, giving the protein MNILLIGSGGREHALAWKLAQSPLIGTFYAAPGNPGIAEHAELVDINIDDHSAVITFCKAKAVDFVVVGPEAPLVAGLADALHAAGLTVFGPSAAAAQLEGSKGFTKDVCARFNIPTGAYQRFNNAPKAKAYVRQQGAPIVIKADGLAAGKGVTVAMTLDEALSAIDDCFEGAFGAAGAEVVVETFLDGEEASFFCLCDGKTLLPLATAQDHKRVGDGDTGPNTGGMGAYSPAPVMTPDMVERTLREIIEPTMRGMAELGMPFSGVFFAGLMITEKGPELIEYNVRFGDPECQVLMMRLKSDLLPLLHACASGTLDKVSAEWHDDPALTVVLASKGYPGSFTKNTPIAAVPAASDKAKVFHAGTAVKDGQLIATGGRVLNATARGKTVAEAQAKAYALAHQVEWDNGFSRSDIGWQAIAREKQSES; this is encoded by the coding sequence ATGAATATTCTGCTGATTGGTTCGGGTGGACGTGAACATGCGCTGGCCTGGAAGCTTGCCCAATCGCCGCTGATCGGTACGTTTTACGCTGCGCCCGGCAATCCGGGCATTGCCGAACATGCCGAACTGGTCGACATCAATATCGACGACCACAGCGCCGTCATCACCTTCTGCAAGGCAAAAGCGGTGGATTTCGTCGTGGTCGGGCCGGAAGCGCCGCTGGTTGCCGGGCTTGCCGATGCGCTGCATGCCGCAGGCCTCACCGTTTTCGGTCCATCGGCGGCAGCCGCGCAACTGGAAGGCTCCAAGGGCTTTACCAAGGATGTCTGCGCCCGCTTCAACATCCCGACCGGCGCTTACCAGCGCTTCAACAATGCGCCCAAAGCCAAGGCCTATGTGCGCCAGCAAGGTGCGCCGATCGTCATCAAGGCCGATGGTCTGGCGGCCGGCAAGGGCGTGACCGTAGCAATGACCCTGGACGAGGCGCTGTCGGCCATTGATGATTGTTTCGAAGGCGCGTTTGGGGCCGCAGGCGCCGAGGTGGTGGTAGAAACGTTTCTGGATGGCGAGGAAGCCAGCTTCTTCTGCCTTTGCGATGGCAAGACGCTGCTGCCGCTGGCCACCGCCCAGGACCATAAGCGGGTCGGCGATGGCGATACCGGCCCCAATACCGGCGGCATGGGCGCCTATTCGCCTGCCCCCGTCATGACGCCTGATATGGTGGAGCGCACCTTGCGCGAGATCATCGAGCCGACCATGCGCGGCATGGCGGAACTGGGTATGCCGTTTTCCGGCGTGTTTTTCGCAGGGCTGATGATCACCGAAAAAGGCCCCGAATTGATCGAATACAATGTTCGCTTTGGCGATCCGGAATGCCAGGTGCTGATGATGCGGCTGAAAAGCGATCTCCTGCCGCTGCTGCATGCCTGCGCGTCAGGCACGCTGGATAAGGTTTCAGCCGAGTGGCACGACGACCCGGCGCTGACTGTGGTTCTGGCCTCGAAAGGCTATCCGGGCAGTTTCACCAAGAACACCCCGATTGCCGCCGTCCCTGCCGCAAGCGACAAGGCCAAGGTTTTTCATGCCGGCACCGCCGTGAAGGATGGCCAATTGATTGCCACTGGCGGACGGGTTCTGAACGCCACGGCCCGCGGCAAGACGGTGGCTGAAGCCCAGGCCAAGGCCTATGCGCTGGCCCATCAGGTAGAATGGGACAATGGTTTCAGCCGCAGCGATATCGGCTGGCAGGCGATTGCCCGCGAAAAGCAATCGGAATCCTGA